In one window of Campylobacter hepaticus DNA:
- a CDS encoding N-acetyl sugar amidotransferase, protein MKFCKKCVMPDTKPDLHFDEEGVCDACRSQEAKNQKIDWKAREQEFLELVKKHKKHPVYDCVIGVSGGKDSHFQTIKMLELGLNPLCVCFEPSVPTKIGRKNLKNLNKLGVDLIHIKRNPKVYKILAREGFVRTGDTEWQNHLGIFTSVVRTAVNFDIPLMIWGESPQIEYGGPASSKTRNTLDRTWLEEFGGLLGNRVSDMIGVQGLLEKDLYFYTYPSDEEIQKVGLTGLFLGYYLKWDYKVNLKVSQEHGFSTKDRPVETTYENFENLDCYSNHVHDYLKYCKYGFGRASDNACLDIRLGYISREQGVKLVNKYDGRVPHKAIKKYLKFSGFNQEEFQKIVDSFTNKKIFKRDEKGNFIRDYDGSLVKKDEYILK, encoded by the coding sequence GTGAAATTTTGTAAAAAATGCGTGATGCCAGATACTAAGCCTGATTTGCATTTTGATGAAGAAGGGGTGTGTGATGCTTGCCGTTCTCAAGAAGCAAAAAATCAAAAGATTGATTGGAAAGCAAGAGAGCAAGAATTTTTAGAACTTGTTAAAAAGCATAAAAAACATCCTGTTTATGATTGTGTGATTGGGGTAAGCGGGGGTAAGGATTCTCACTTTCAAACTATAAAAATGCTTGAATTAGGACTTAATCCTTTATGCGTTTGTTTTGAGCCTAGTGTGCCTACAAAAATAGGACGTAAGAATTTAAAGAATTTAAATAAATTAGGTGTAGATTTGATCCATATAAAAAGAAATCCTAAAGTATATAAAATTCTAGCAAGAGAGGGTTTTGTAAGAACAGGGGATACAGAATGGCAAAATCATTTAGGAATTTTTACAAGCGTTGTAAGAACAGCGGTTAATTTTGATATACCTTTGATGATTTGGGGTGAAAGCCCGCAAATAGAATATGGAGGACCTGCAAGCAGTAAAACAAGAAATACCCTTGATAGAACTTGGCTTGAAGAATTTGGAGGGCTTTTAGGAAATAGGGTTTCAGATATGATAGGTGTGCAAGGACTACTTGAAAAAGATCTTTATTTTTACACCTATCCAAGTGATGAAGAAATACAAAAAGTTGGTTTAACGGGTTTGTTTTTGGGGTATTATTTAAAATGGGATTACAAGGTCAATCTTAAAGTATCTCAAGAGCATGGCTTTTCAACTAAGGATCGTCCTGTTGAAACTACTTATGAGAATTTTGAAAATTTAGATTGTTATTCTAATCATGTGCATGATTATTTAAAGTATTGTAAATACGGTTTTGGAAGAGCTAGTGATAATGCTTGTTTAGACATTCGCTTAGGTTATATAAGCCGTGAACAAGGAGTTAAATTAGTTAATAAATACGATGGAAGAGTTCCTCATAAAGCCATTAAAAAATACCTTAAATTCAGTGGTTTTAATCAAGAAGAATTTCAAAAAATCGTAGATTCTTTTACCAATAAAAAAATTTTTAAACGCGATGAAAAAGGAAATTTTATAAGAGATTATGATGGATCTTTGGTGAAAAAAGATGAGTATATTTTAAAATGA
- the hisH gene encoding imidazole glycerol phosphate synthase subunit HisH encodes MIAIIDYKAGNLNSVIKALDKIGAKNFIAQNQEDFKKASKLLLPGVGSFKEAMLNLEKFHLIEALKEQVLIQKKPILGICLGMQLFLEQGYEGGVCKGLGLIEGEVVKFEDDLGLKIPHMGWNDLDILKKDPLYKDIDNKSDFYFVHSFYVRCKDEFVSAKTQYGHKFASSLQKDNIFATQFHPEKSQNLGLKLLENFTRL; translated from the coding sequence ATGATAGCCATTATTGATTATAAAGCAGGTAATTTAAATTCAGTTATAAAAGCTTTAGATAAAATCGGTGCTAAAAATTTTATAGCACAAAATCAAGAAGATTTTAAAAAAGCAAGTAAATTGCTTTTACCTGGTGTGGGTTCTTTTAAAGAAGCTATGTTAAATTTAGAAAAATTTCATTTAATAGAAGCTTTAAAAGAACAAGTTTTAATACAAAAAAAACCTATTTTAGGCATTTGCTTGGGTATGCAGCTTTTTTTAGAGCAAGGCTATGAAGGTGGGGTTTGTAAAGGACTTGGTTTGATTGAGGGTGAGGTGGTAAAATTTGAAGATGATTTGGGTTTAAAAATCCCTCATATGGGCTGGAATGATCTTGATATTTTAAAAAAAGATCCTTTATATAAGGATATAGACAATAAAAGCGATTTTTATTTTGTGCATTCTTTTTATGTAAGATGCAAGGATGAATTTGTGAGTGCAAAGACCCAATATGGACATAAATTTGCATCATCTTTGCAAAAAGATAATATTTTTGCTACCCAGTTTCATCCTGAAAAAAGCCAAAATTTAGGCTTAAAACTTTTAGAAAATTTTACAAGGCTTTAG
- a CDS encoding HisA/HisF-related TIM barrel protein: MLKTRIIPCVLLKNGQLVKSIEFKNFRTIGHLVTSVRIYNARNVDELIILDIDASTKQEIDFESIEDLAKECFMPLTIGGGIKTLEDIQKILNLGADKIAINSKALQDRSFIAKAANRFGSQCIVCCIDVKRKNDKFCVYDRGDLVEMNPLELALEYQKQGCGELVLTSVDFEGKAGGYDLELLEIFKNKLKIPLIINGGLGKPSDAIKALNLGADALAGAYIFHFSQYTPQDIKKELIKEGFALRNL; encoded by the coding sequence ATGCTAAAAACAAGAATCATACCTTGTGTTTTGTTAAAAAATGGTCAACTTGTTAAAAGTATAGAATTTAAAAATTTTCGCACTATAGGGCATTTGGTAACATCTGTGAGAATTTATAATGCACGCAATGTTGATGAGCTTATTATCTTAGATATAGATGCCTCAACAAAGCAAGAAATAGACTTTGAAAGTATAGAAGATTTAGCTAAAGAATGTTTTATGCCTTTAACTATAGGCGGGGGTATAAAAACTCTTGAAGACATACAAAAAATTTTAAACTTAGGCGCAGATAAGATCGCGATCAATTCTAAAGCTTTACAAGATCGAAGTTTTATAGCTAAAGCAGCCAATCGTTTTGGATCACAATGCATAGTGTGTTGTATAGATGTTAAAAGAAAAAATGATAAATTTTGTGTTTATGATAGGGGAGATTTGGTGGAAATGAATCCTTTAGAGCTTGCTTTAGAGTATCAAAAGCAAGGATGTGGAGAGCTTGTTTTAACTTCGGTTGATTTTGAAGGTAAGGCCGGAGGTTATGATTTAGAGCTTTTAGAAATTTTTAAAAATAAACTTAAAATTCCATTGATTATTAATGGAGGTTTAGGTAAACCAAGTGATGCCATAAAGGCTTTAAATTTAGGTGCAGATGCTTTAGCGGGTGCTTATATTTTTCATTTTTCACAATACACCCCACAAGATATTAAAAAAGAGTTAATCAAAGAAGGTTTTGCACTTAGAAACTTATAA
- the pseH gene encoding UDP-4-amino-4,6-dideoxy-N-acetyl-beta-L-altrosamine N-acetyltransferase gives MDIIKSLSSSKFSWKNDLIKYEIQKKNILFYFKNNDKIILENFINLNYIDKEKIRSYRNHLEIKKYLYHTHHISKLEHKSFIKNLKSNTKKYYFCVKYKKMILGSINFEIKNNNTIEFGFYANPFCLIFGIGRVLENIAIYYCFYIKKYEILYLEAFKENQQIINLHKKFGFKELQNDNDKIIKMELNIKEYDERN, from the coding sequence TTGGATATAATAAAATCCCTATCTTCATCAAAGTTTTCTTGGAAAAATGACTTAATAAAATATGAAATTCAAAAAAAGAATATATTATTTTATTTTAAAAATAATGACAAAATCATTTTAGAAAATTTTATCAATCTAAATTATATCGATAAAGAAAAAATAAGATCTTATAGAAATCATCTTGAAATTAAAAAATACCTATATCACACACATCACATAAGCAAACTTGAACATAAATCTTTTATCAAAAATTTAAAAAGCAATACAAAAAAATATTATTTTTGCGTAAAATATAAAAAAATGATTTTAGGAAGTATTAATTTTGAAATCAAAAACAACAATACTATAGAATTTGGTTTTTATGCTAATCCTTTTTGTTTGATTTTTGGAATAGGCAGGGTATTAGAAAATATTGCTATTTATTATTGTTTTTATATTAAAAAATATGAAATTTTATATTTAGAAGCTTTTAAAGAAAATCAACAAATAATCAATTTACACAAAAAATTTGGCTTTAAAGAACTACAAAATGATAATGATAAAATCATCAAAATGGAATTAAACATTAAGGAATATGATGAAAGAAATTAA
- the pseH gene encoding UDP-4-amino-4,6-dideoxy-N-acetyl-beta-L-altrosamine N-acetyltransferase, translating to MKEIKLVFKWRNDNHISQFMKNKHFSFKEHLHFIKNLKKDQSKKYFLVFQNKESIGVIDFININAISCEFGLYARPNLKGKGQILMDEIKKYAFEILKVQTLKAEVLKDNHKALRLYQKNHFIINDENAKSYYMILQNPKYKLQ from the coding sequence ATGAAAGAAATAAAGCTAGTTTTTAAATGGCGTAATGATAATCATATTAGCCAATTTATGAAAAACAAACACTTTAGTTTTAAAGAACATTTACATTTTATCAAAAACTTAAAAAAAGATCAAAGCAAAAAATATTTTTTAGTTTTTCAAAATAAAGAAAGTATAGGAGTGATTGATTTTATCAATATAAATGCTATTTCATGTGAATTTGGACTTTATGCTAGACCTAATTTAAAAGGCAAGGGACAAATTTTAATGGATGAAATTAAAAAATACGCCTTTGAAATTTTAAAAGTTCAAACACTTAAAGCCGAAGTCTTAAAAGACAACCACAAAGCCTTAAGATTATATCAAAAAAATCATTTTATCATAAATGATGAAAATGCAAAATCTTACTATATGATTTTACAAAACCCTAAATATAAATTACAATAA
- the pseF gene encoding pseudaminic acid cytidylyltransferase yields MKNLCIIPARDGSKRIPKKNIIDFLGKPLIAYSIENALNSKLFDEIILSSDSEEIINLALKYGIKVPFKRDKNLSDDHTSSIAVVQNAIKILQDNNQFYDNVCCLYATAPLLNKDILIQAYEKFIQNQSKFLFAVSEFDYPIQRSFYLDKNNQIHMFDEKYYQIRSQDLKKAYHDAGAFYFGKSKAWLEEDFIFKPHSSAFILPRNLVCDIDTLEDLEFAKKLYKLNHESSF; encoded by the coding sequence ATGAAAAATCTTTGTATAATACCAGCTCGTGATGGCTCAAAAAGAATTCCTAAAAAAAATATCATAGATTTTTTAGGCAAACCTTTAATCGCTTATAGCATAGAAAATGCTTTAAATTCAAAACTCTTTGATGAAATCATACTTTCAAGTGATAGTGAAGAAATCATAAATTTAGCCTTAAAATATGGCATCAAAGTCCCTTTTAAACGCGATAAAAATTTAAGCGATGATCATACTTCAAGCATTGCTGTAGTGCAAAATGCTATAAAAATCTTACAAGATAATAATCAATTTTATGATAATGTATGCTGCCTTTATGCTACTGCCCCGCTTTTAAACAAAGACATTTTAATACAAGCTTATGAAAAATTCATACAAAATCAAAGCAAATTTTTATTTGCTGTGAGTGAATTTGACTATCCTATACAAAGATCTTTTTATCTTGATAAAAACAATCAAATTCATATGTTTGATGAAAAATACTACCAAATCCGCTCACAAGATCTTAAAAAAGCTTATCATGATGCAGGGGCTTTTTATTTTGGAAAAAGCAAGGCTTGGTTAGAAGAAGATTTTATCTTTAAACCTCATTCTAGTGCCTTCATCTTGCCAAGAAATTTAGTATGCGATATAGATACTTTAGAAGATTTAGAATTTGCAAAAAAACTTTACAAGTTAAATCATGAAAGTTCTTTTTAG
- a CDS encoding DUF2920 family protein yields MIVNEIFEIDSCDDAELGIKRSSKLEYRISYDDEKEIKAIVFIVGGAGANRNISFLDFDRECLAKKFDVLVVNVFYHCFFNRESNAKKYSAFKAFTQEDLSSLSRVLFDFKIDARALNENNVYEYYEFLNNHITKLKSEGKLAQNYQVSFSSTFIPPNGDYQNYGIMAAIDHINALKDLIKRFPHFSNLPKIYGGGSYGGYLSLLIAKIAPWYVDGVIDNSGSALPILAYIIGRDINHPEFIFNNYNVLVEMFIKTHWTRKDEYSPYFFTNDHYKIRSLLNSHHLAIQARKNKNIIFVSYHSLKDEFNTAKDKQMLYLAYKELGYDATLHLISSEDEIDGRFIKDLKHGMRMTDRALFRKELPLMLEKLQGKTFLMKENSITYPCEELQFVFKGDENHFKLNIK; encoded by the coding sequence TTGATCGTAAATGAAATTTTTGAAATTGATTCTTGTGATGATGCAGAGCTTGGTATAAAAAGAAGTTCTAAACTTGAATACCGAATAAGCTATGATGATGAAAAAGAAATCAAAGCTATAGTTTTTATAGTAGGAGGAGCTGGAGCTAATAGAAATATTTCTTTTTTAGACTTTGATAGAGAATGCCTTGCTAAAAAATTTGATGTATTAGTGGTTAATGTTTTTTATCATTGTTTTTTTAATAGAGAATCAAATGCAAAAAAATACAGTGCATTTAAAGCATTTACCCAAGAAGATTTATCTTCTTTATCTAGGGTTTTATTTGATTTTAAGATAGATGCTAGAGCTCTTAATGAAAATAATGTATATGAATATTATGAATTTCTTAATAATCATATAACAAAGTTAAAATCTGAGGGTAAATTAGCACAAAATTATCAAGTTTCATTTAGTTCAACTTTTATCCCTCCTAATGGGGATTATCAAAATTACGGTATTATGGCTGCTATTGATCATATTAATGCTTTAAAAGATTTGATAAAACGTTTTCCGCATTTTTCAAATTTACCTAAAATTTATGGAGGAGGGTCTTATGGGGGATATTTGTCTTTGCTTATAGCTAAAATTGCTCCTTGGTATGTAGATGGGGTGATTGATAATTCAGGATCTGCTTTGCCTATTTTAGCCTATATTATAGGAAGAGATATCAATCATCCTGAATTTATTTTTAATAATTATAATGTTTTAGTAGAAATGTTTATTAAAACCCATTGGACGAGAAAGGATGAGTATTCGCCTTATTTTTTTACCAATGATCACTATAAAATTCGCTCTTTATTAAATTCTCATCATTTAGCAATACAAGCTAGGAAGAATAAAAACATTATTTTTGTATCTTATCATAGTTTAAAAGATGAATTTAATACAGCCAAAGATAAACAAATGCTTTATCTAGCTTATAAGGAGCTAGGCTATGATGCAACTTTGCATTTAATAAGCAGTGAAGATGAAATTGATGGAAGATTTATCAAAGATTTAAAGCATGGGATGAGAATGACAGATAGGGCTTTATTTAGAAAAGAACTCCCTTTAATGCTTGAAAAATTACAAGGAAAAACTTTTCTTATGAAAGAAAATTCTATCACTTATCCTTGTGAGGAGCTTCAATTTGTTTTTAAAGGTGATGAAAATCATTTTAAATTAAACATTAAGTAA
- a CDS encoding acyl carrier protein has product MEKIKQFFININRPDIDENMENLLSEDIIDSIDIMSLVAEIEKFYQKPLKAEFIQAENFENFKSIKNMIELSMNR; this is encoded by the coding sequence ATGGAAAAAATAAAACAATTTTTTATCAATATCAATAGACCAGATATAGATGAAAACATGGAAAATCTTCTTAGTGAGGACATTATAGATAGCATTGATATCATGTCTTTGGTTGCTGAAATAGAAAAATTCTATCAAAAACCCTTAAAAGCCGAATTCATCCAAGCTGAAAATTTTGAAAATTTCAAAAGTATTAAAAATATGATTGAATTATCAATGAATAGGTAA
- a CDS encoding formyltransferase family protein, which yields MEKFKNIYIIGAGKVAKECQKITQDYFNQEIIYLNDLNDLNDFFKNIKNCLIISANNFYIFKKECIQNNIIINYHNALLPYHRGCNAHIWSIWDNDKQTGITWHLVEESIDTGEILIQQKIKLNNNFTSLSLLNSQHKLAISSLKKALQNLQNAKTITQNNKKGKYHKKSEFPNKGFLNLSWNQEKIYRFLRAMDCGILSGIPKPKLKLLGKEKEILFYQINDLDLILNLSDNTILKITKD from the coding sequence GTGGAGAAATTTAAAAATATTTATATCATAGGCGCAGGAAAAGTTGCAAAAGAATGTCAAAAAATAACACAAGATTATTTTAATCAAGAAATCATTTATTTAAATGATTTAAATGATTTAAATGATTTTTTTAAAAATATTAAAAACTGTCTTATTATCAGTGCAAATAATTTTTATATTTTTAAAAAAGAATGTATTCAAAATAATATCATTATAAATTATCACAATGCTTTATTACCCTATCATAGAGGATGTAATGCACACATTTGGAGCATATGGGACAATGACAAACAAACAGGAATTACTTGGCATTTAGTTGAAGAAAGCATAGATACAGGTGAGATTTTAATACAACAAAAAATTAAACTTAATAATAATTTTACCTCTTTAAGTCTTTTAAACAGTCAACATAAATTAGCTATTTCTTCTTTAAAAAAAGCTTTACAAAATTTACAAAATGCAAAAACAATAACTCAAAATAATAAAAAAGGGAAATATCATAAAAAATCAGAATTTCCAAATAAAGGTTTTTTGAATCTATCTTGGAATCAAGAAAAAATATATCGTTTTTTAAGAGCTATGGATTGTGGTATTTTAAGTGGAATTCCTAAACCTAAGCTAAAGCTGTTAGGTAAAGAAAAAGAAATTTTATTTTATCAAATCAATGATCTTGATTTAATTTTAAATTTAAGCGATAATACAATTTTAAAAATCACAAAGGATTAA
- a CDS encoding amino acid adenylation domain-containing protein produces the protein MITHIYDFLENNVNKYANKNLFVEFNQKSITYENFHLMSKKLASKILKDFHDNTIQIPILIILPKSIDCLIAFFGVALSGNFYTLLDEKTPKERIKKVIEILKPKLLITAKELELNLNLPTLYTQDFENFNIDETLIQKARKKHIDTNLLYVLFTSGSTGIPKGVSISHKSVIDYTFWVCETFNFDENEILANQAPFYFDNSVLDIFSSVKAGATLHILPNALFAFPNKIIHYLIKHEVNTIFWVPSVLIYFANTNTLKTDNIKLKKILFCGEIMPNKQLNLWRKHLPHALFANLYGPTEITDVCSYYIIDRQFNDDELLPIGKACKNTELLVFDEDYKLINQDQVGIKGELYVRGTSLSLGYYNDKEKSKKAFIQNPLHDNYLDLLYKTGDIVAYNALGELLCYGRKDNQIKYMGHRIELGEIESIINSHPEIKNSACIFKDDIICFYESENEINCKAFLNDKLPSYMIPKKFIKIDHFKLNQNGKIDRKVLGGEI, from the coding sequence ATGATAACTCACATCTATGATTTCTTAGAAAATAATGTAAACAAATATGCTAATAAAAACTTATTTGTTGAATTTAATCAAAAATCTATTACTTATGAAAACTTTCATCTTATGAGTAAAAAACTAGCAAGTAAGATCTTAAAAGACTTTCATGATAATACTATACAAATTCCTATTTTAATCATTTTACCTAAAAGCATTGATTGTTTGATTGCTTTTTTTGGAGTAGCTTTAAGTGGGAATTTTTATACCTTGCTTGATGAGAAAACTCCAAAAGAAAGAATAAAAAAAGTCATAGAAATTTTAAAGCCTAAACTTTTAATCACTGCAAAAGAATTAGAACTTAATTTAAATCTTCCTACTCTTTATACTCAAGACTTTGAAAATTTTAATATTGATGAAACATTAATTCAAAAGGCTAGAAAAAAACATATTGATACGAATTTATTATATGTACTTTTTACTAGTGGGAGTACAGGAATTCCAAAAGGAGTAAGCATAAGTCATAAAAGTGTTATTGATTATACTTTTTGGGTATGTGAAACTTTTAATTTTGATGAGAATGAAATTTTAGCTAATCAAGCACCTTTTTATTTTGATAATAGTGTTTTAGATATTTTTTCTAGTGTTAAAGCAGGAGCTACTTTACATATACTGCCTAATGCTCTTTTTGCCTTTCCTAATAAGATTATTCATTATTTAATCAAACATGAAGTAAATACTATATTTTGGGTTCCTTCTGTTTTGATATATTTTGCAAATACTAATACTTTAAAAACAGACAATATTAAACTAAAGAAAATTTTATTTTGTGGTGAAATCATGCCCAATAAACAATTAAACCTATGGAGAAAACACTTACCCCATGCTTTATTCGCCAATTTATATGGACCAACAGAAATTACTGATGTTTGCTCATACTACATAATAGATAGACAATTTAATGATGATGAACTCTTACCCATAGGTAAAGCTTGTAAGAATACAGAGCTTTTAGTCTTTGATGAAGATTATAAATTAATCAATCAAGATCAAGTAGGTATTAAAGGAGAACTTTATGTAAGAGGGACTTCTTTATCTTTAGGATATTATAATGATAAAGAAAAAAGTAAAAAAGCTTTTATACAAAATCCCTTACATGATAATTATTTAGATCTTTTATATAAAACAGGAGATATAGTAGCTTATAATGCTTTAGGTGAACTTTTATGCTATGGAAGAAAAGATAATCAAATCAAATATATGGGACATAGAATAGAACTTGGAGAAATAGAAAGTATTATTAATTCACACCCAGAAATTAAAAACAGTGCTTGTATATTTAAAGATGATATTATTTGTTTTTATGAGAGTGAAAATGAGATCAATTGTAAGGCATTTTTAAATGATAAATTACCCTCTTATATGATTCCTAAAAAGTTTATTAAAATAGATCATTTTAAATTAAATCAAAATGGAAAGATAGATAGGAAGGTGTTGGGTGGAGAAATTTAA
- a CDS encoding AAC(3) family N-acetyltransferase: MKYFLEHNDKKYSDKDLIDAFYQLGIKRGDILCVHTELFNFGIPLLSRNEFLQTILNCFFEVIGQEGTLIMPTFTYAFCKNGIYDKINSKSEVGILTEYFRKQEGVKRSNDPIFSFAIKGAKEDLFLKDTKTCFGENCVYDTLYKQNGKLILFGTHLLGYTFTHFIEELVKVPYRYFKNFSGILINEDKIKYEKSIDFYVRNLNINSNVDIYKQIHLLKQDNNFQVENFANSCIVSINVKQYFQSTFKALKENPYCLL, from the coding sequence ATGAAATATTTTTTAGAACACAATGACAAAAAATACTCCGATAAGGATTTAATAGATGCTTTTTATCAACTAGGTATAAAAAGAGGCGATATTTTATGCGTACATACAGAACTTTTTAACTTTGGCATACCTTTGCTTTCTAGAAATGAATTTTTACAGACTATACTTAATTGTTTTTTTGAAGTTATAGGTCAGGAAGGCACTTTGATCATGCCTACTTTTACTTATGCCTTTTGTAAAAATGGTATTTATGATAAAATCAATTCAAAAAGTGAGGTTGGAATTTTAACAGAATACTTTCGCAAACAAGAAGGGGTTAAAAGAAGTAATGATCCTATATTTTCTTTTGCCATAAAAGGAGCTAAAGAAGATTTATTTTTAAAAGATACAAAAACTTGCTTTGGAGAAAATTGTGTATATGATACACTATATAAACAAAATGGTAAACTTATTCTTTTTGGAACTCATTTATTAGGATACACTTTTACCCATTTCATAGAAGAACTTGTAAAAGTACCTTATAGGTATTTTAAAAACTTTAGCGGCATATTAATCAATGAAGATAAAATAAAATATGAAAAAAGTATAGACTTTTATGTAAGAAATTTAAATATCAATTCCAATGTAGATATATACAAACAAATTCATCTTCTCAAACAAGATAATAATTTTCAAGTAGAAAATTTTGCTAATTCTTGTATTGTAAGTATAAATGTAAAACAATATTTCCAATCCACTTTTAAAGCTTTAAAAGAAAATCCATATTGCTTATTATAA
- the pseC gene encoding UDP-4-amino-4,6-dideoxy-N-acetyl-beta-L-altrosamine transaminase, producing MLTYSHQNIDQSDINTLIKALKEEILTGGKKVDEFEQALCEYIGVKYACVLNSATSALHLAYTALNVKDKIILTTPLSFAATANAALMAGAKIEFIDIKNDGNIDEKKLSQRLQKDSSNIKAISVVDFGGNSVEMDEIIKLAKHYNIALIDDASHALGSEYKGEKVGKKADLSIFSFHPVKPITTFEGGAVVSDNEELIAKIKLLRSHGIVKKRLWDSDMIDLGYNYRLSDVACALGMNQLKKLDQNIQKREEIARFYDKEFEKNPYFSTIKIKDYKKSSRHLYPILLFGEFYCQKEELFEILIHKGIGVQVHYKPTYEFSFYKKLLGDIRLENADNFYKAELSIPCHQEMSLKDAKFVKDSLFDAFKKLKKGYCG from the coding sequence ATGCTTACTTATTCTCATCAAAACATAGATCAAAGTGATATTAACACCCTCATAAAAGCTTTAAAAGAAGAAATTTTAACAGGAGGTAAAAAAGTTGATGAGTTTGAACAAGCTCTTTGTGAATATATAGGGGTTAAATACGCTTGTGTATTAAACTCAGCCACTTCAGCCCTTCATCTTGCCTATACAGCTTTAAATGTCAAAGATAAAATCATTTTAACCACTCCTTTAAGTTTTGCAGCTACAGCTAATGCAGCTTTAATGGCTGGGGCTAAAATTGAGTTTATTGATATCAAAAATGATGGTAATATAGATGAAAAAAAATTAAGCCAAAGACTTCAAAAAGATAGTTCTAATATAAAAGCTATTAGCGTGGTAGACTTTGGAGGCAATAGCGTAGAAATGGATGAAATTATAAAACTTGCCAAACACTACAATATTGCTTTAATCGATGATGCAAGTCATGCTTTAGGATCTGAGTATAAAGGTGAAAAAGTAGGCAAAAAAGCAGATCTTTCCATCTTTTCTTTTCACCCTGTTAAACCCATTACTACTTTTGAAGGTGGGGCTGTAGTAAGTGATAATGAAGAACTTATAGCAAAAATAAAACTCTTAAGAAGTCATGGTATAGTTAAAAAAAGACTTTGGGATAGTGATATGATAGATCTTGGCTATAACTACCGCTTAAGCGATGTAGCTTGTGCTTTAGGGATGAATCAACTTAAAAAACTTGATCAAAACATACAAAAACGAGAAGAAATTGCAAGATTTTATGATAAAGAATTTGAAAAAAATCCTTATTTTTCTACTATTAAAATCAAAGATTACAAAAAAAGCTCTAGGCATTTATACCCTATTTTACTCTTTGGTGAATTTTATTGTCAAAAAGAAGAACTTTTTGAAATTTTAATCCACAAAGGCATAGGTGTACAAGTGCACTATAAACCCACTTATGAATTTAGTTTTTATAAAAAACTTTTAGGAGATATAAGACTTGAGAATGCAGACAATTTTTATAAAGCAGAACTAAGCATTCCTTGCCATCAAGAAATGAGTCTTAAGGATGCAAAATTTGTAAAAGATAGCTTATTTGATGCATTTAAGAAATTAAAAAAGGGGTATTGTGGATAA